One Peromyscus leucopus breed LL Stock chromosome 4, UCI_PerLeu_2.1, whole genome shotgun sequence genomic region harbors:
- the LOC114692695 gene encoding WAP four-disulfide core domain protein 15A-like produces MKPRRLTLFTTTILLCLSMVQPRIKKKRVTTPKPGYCPEFFLPCPFVRLPLCKLDKGCRGIKKCCFYYCQMRCVEPWTTNT; encoded by the exons ATGAAACCAAGGCGTCTCACACTGTTCACAACAACCATCCTCCTTTGCCTCAGCATGGTGCAGCctagaataaagaagaaaagag TAACGACGCCAAAACCTGGGTACTGCCCGGAATTTTTTCTCCCTTGCCCGTTTGTCCGCTTACCCCTATGCAAGCTTGATAAAGGGTGCAGGGGCATCAAAAAGTGCTGTTTCTACTACTGCCAGATGCGCTGTGTGGAACCTTGGACAACCAATACTTGA